The DNA segment caatatttatccAAGGTTTTACTACACACTGCATTTTCTGTGAAGACAATGACCGTATAAATCAGGGAAagatctatattttattttgtttgaaactTTACCAAGCATTATTTACCATTTCGAAAACTCTATCCCTGGTAGTAACATTGGTTGTCGTGTTCACTGGCCAGCAGTGAGCAGCACACAAGCGACCTCCCGTGGGCTCCACATTGGACAGCCTCACTGCACCTGCCCAGGCCCTTGGGCCACAGCACTGCCATATTCAGGGACACattattctcttttattatgCTTCCATATTATCATtacagcattattattattattttaattttgtgggtaGGTTATATTAGCTATACATTTCACTTCAATGGTAGTAGTAAGGGGCACATaacaaaatatttacttatatatattaaaaaagagaGTCTGAGAAGTCTGAAAAGTTTTGCTGTAAACAGTCTCCACCAGCCTCAACTCTGAGTACCCAAGGATTCAGTCTCAAGTCCAGCAACATTGCGAAGCAGGAAATTTACCTTGAAAGGAGCTATGTACTCTAAGTAGTGATTTACCTGTCTGCCTCCCCCACTGGACTGACCAGTTCTTTGGGGGCTGAGAGAACAGGTCCTGAACATTTCTGCTGTGCCCCCCAACCCACATCCCCATAGTGTCCAGTACCAGGCTGGGGACTCAGGAAGCATCCATGGGATCCCCCAGTGCCTTCTTTCTTGAGGTGTTCAGCACCTAGAACAGCTCAAGAGAAATCCCCCACACCCCACTCAGACGAAGCTGAATCATACTGGGGCGAAGCCTTGAGTTGCAAGGCAGAAGCTCTCGTGATGGGATTTGGGTCATATTCCAGGTTATGGGAGGAGCTGGGGAGTACAGGAAGCCTCCCACTTGGTCGTCTTTGGTTTTCCAGAAACTCCACCATCACAAGCAGGATGTTAATCAGTAACTGTCCCACATGGGATCATACTTTGGAatagcaaatatttgctgaaggtTCTGGGCTGCAAAGCTGAAGCTTTGGTTTCTGCTCTGAATGAAGGACCTTTCCAGGACCCAAGGCCACACACTGGTAAGAGGCAGTGGGTTACAGGAGACCTTCAACGAGTCTAATCAGGGAGGGACCGGGAAGGATGGTATCATCCCTGGGCGGGCTCCAACGTGACAGCTGCGTGGCTGAGCAGTGCAAAGACCTCCATCCTACACTCCACGGGGACTGTACATACAGATTGGGAGCCAGAGTGGGGTGAGAGGTGAATTATAGACACAAGGGGCTCCTCTGCAGGAAGAAGCCAAGGGAAAGAGGCTTGAAAGGCTTGATATTTCACCCACCACAACTCACTGCCAGAGTAAGCGGGGCTCCCCTTCCCAGGGCTGAGGGGAGGCGAGGGTGTGTGCTCTCCCAGGGCTGAGAAGTGGCAGGTGAGCTGGTGATTCCTTACTGCCTGGGTTCTGTCTGGGAAGGTGCGTCCTCACCATGCTGGATGGTGTCCCTAGTCCAGAAGCGccccctgaactcctggcctagaCTCCAAAGGGTTGGGTAGATGAGCAAAGACCTTACAATCCCATGGAGAGGAGGTGCGGAGGGGGAGTCTGCTCTTTTCTTCTTATAACAGCACTAGTGCTATCACAGGGGCCttgccctcatgacctcatctaaacctaatcacctcccaagggcCCCAACTCTACTGCCATCACAATGGTGGTTCAGGCTTCAATTTATGAATTCTAGGGggacacattcagtccataacaataaAAGCGTGAAACTGGGCTGCGTTTACACTGAAAGAGCTATTTACCCAACATTTACAATACTTGAGTGACCTATTGAATGCAGGCTTGCCATTTAGAGTCAAACAGAGTTTCCTCAACAGTGTCCTTTGGGAAACACAGTGGAAGTATTTCACTGCTTCTATAGGGTAGAGGGTAGTGCCGTTCAGACTGCAGAATGAGGCCCTGAATTCCGGGGTGCCATTCAGCCTAAGCAAGGAGCAACATGCTGGGCCCTGGCGCTGGAGGCGGTTTTGTCCCAGGCATAGATAAGGACTCAGCCCCTGCATCAGGGAGAAGAGGCCTGGGAGCACCGCCTGTCAACACATTTTGCCGCAGGTGACTTTGGTCAAGAATAAGGGTCTCTGCTGATGGGAACTATGGTGAGGCCGGCAGCATCCACCCTGCACTCACTGTTCTGGGTGGCCTACCCCACCCAGATCCTCCCAGGGCAGTGGGCCCAGAGAGAGGATGAGGGAGAGCAGGTGTCCCAGGGGTCCTGCCCAGGGAGGGCAGGTGTCCCTGGGATCAGGCCTGCAGTGCGGCTGAACACCAGAACTGAGTTGGGACACAGACCGATGGCCCAGCCCAGTCCCAAGGCATGTATTTGGATGGAAAACATGCAAGTGTTCGGGAGCCAGGCTCTGTGTCCAAGGATGTGGAGGGAGCCTAAAAGGCGATAGAGAAGGGGACAGCTAACGGTGAAGAAGTGTAGCTCCCACGCTGTGCAGCCTAGGGCAGTGAGAACTGGCACGCAGCCCAGGTGGCTGTGAGGGCCCTATGAGGCCACAGTGGAGGGAGCCCAGCAGTGGGTTGTATGAATTGTGGGGCCTCCTGCTACCCGGGAGCCGCAGctataggaaggaaggaagacctcCAAGGAACTGTGTAGCAGAGGTGCAGTGCGAAGAGAATTTTGATAAAAAATCCAGGGAAGCTCCAAAACTTTCCCCCTTCCTTGCCTAACGGGCATGCAGGCACTCCAATCCCCAGCCAAATAGGGCACAGGGCAAGGCCAGCCACCCATCTGGATGGGCAGCCTGATGGTCAGGGCAATGAACGAAGCAGATCAGAGAAAGATGTGTGAGGACCCGATTCCACCTGCTCGGACCCCCACCTTCTGTGCTGCCTCCTGCTCCCAGAGCGGGCTCTCTTGCCCTGGCCCTCAGGGAGGAGACGGGATGAACGAAAAAAGGGTCAGGACTGAAAGCTGCCTGCCGGCCAGGCAGGGAATACGAACTGGAGGAGGTTTTGCTCTGTGAAATAATGTCCCCTCTTTGGGTGAGCAAATGTCACCGACACTTGCTCCAGGTCTCCCTGGGGCAGGGCTAACCTACTTGAGCCACAGGAAGGAGGCAGGGTCCCTGAAGAAGCTTTTACTATCCACAAAGACATTTTAGGAGCATTAAAACCATCTCTATCCTCTCCTCTCCACAGGAAGTCTTGCAGCTGAAGGGAGGCACTCCTTGGCCTCCACAGCCGACCACATGAAGGTGGTGCCAAGCCTCCTGCTCTCCGTCCTCCTGGCACAGGTGTGGCTGGTACCCGGCTTGGCCCCCAGTCCTCAGTCGCCAGAGGCCCCGGCCCCTCAGAACCAGACCAGCAGGGTAGTGCAGGCtcccagggaggaagaggaagatgagcAGGAGGCCAGCGAAGCGAAGGCCGGTGAGGAAGAGAAAGCCTGGCTGATAGCCAGCAGGCAGCAGCTTGCCAAGGAGACTTCAAACTTTGGATTCAGCCTGCTGCGAAAGATCTCCATGAGGCACGACGGCAACATGGTCTTCTCTCCATTTGGTGTGTCCTTGGCCATGACAGGCTTGATGCTGGGGGCCAAAGGGCCGACCGAAACTCAGACCAAGAGAGGGCTCCACTTGCAGGCCCTGAACCCCACCAAGCCCGGGCTCCTGCCTTCCCTCTTTAAGGGACTCAGAAAGACCCTCTCCCGCAACCTGGAACTGAGCCTCACACAGGGGAGTTTTGCCTTCATCCATAAGGATTTTGATGTCAAAGAGACCTTCCTCAATTTATCCAAGAGGTATTTTGATACAGAGTGTGTGCCTATGAATTTTCGCAATGCCTCACAGGCCAAAAGGCTCATGAATCATTACATTAACAAAGAGACTCAGGGGGAAATTCCCAAACTGTTTGATGAGATTAATCCTGAAACCAAATTAATTCTTGTGGATTACATCTTGTTCAAAGGTCCTTTGATAATGTTCTGCTCTCCCAAGGCTGCAAGGCCCTACGActgtctctccctttccttccgtTAGGCCAGCATATGGTTAACGCTAAATCATTTTCTATGAATGTGTTTTCACGTTTCCAAAACAGATTGATACACATATTGAACAGCGTCAGATGCTGTCATTTGAGGCCCTGCCCTGGTATCCTATGTGCTTGTAGTCCTTATAATTTTCAGAGCACTCTACACAGCTCCCCTCTGACACTTAGAAACATAGGGTCATTCCAAAAAAAGGGGGCTGGGGATTATCTGGGGGATTTAGGATTGCATCATTGctcctttatttttacttttttgaccAACTCTCTGCCCTTAGAttcttatcatagaaaatagGGACACTCCACCTACTATAGTGTTAGAGGCTAAATGAGACAATGAATGTAAAGTGCCTAGATGGGCTTGGCACATAGCAGACACCGAGTATCTATTGTTTACTTGTTCTTCCTAAACTGCCAATCAGCAGGTAGAGCAGGAGTTGTCTCCTTTCTAAAGATGAAaccagctcagagaggttagctTGATCAAGGTCACACAATAAGTGGCAGAGGCAAAACCCAAACAAGGGCCTCCTGACCCCCTGATCCTACGTTCTGTCCAGGCCTGCCTCCCTAATGGGGCACTGGACGTGGGTTGGATGCCACTTTCGCAGAGCTGGCACCAGACTTACAAAGCCCCGGCAGGGGAAGCCACTTTACAACCAGCCAGGCCACACCACCAGGGCAGACATTTGTGTAGAGAGTAACGTACCTGCCTGCTGGTGGCCTCTGCATCGTGGGGCCTTCTCTCAGAACCACACTAAACAGTGGGTGGGTAAGAAGTGTCACTCCTGCCACCTTGGACTCTGCATGTGCTTGTGCCTGGTGTGAATGAGACAAAGTGGCAGTCAGAGGTGCCAGGCAAAGGCTTTTCTCTAAGCTGAAGCCAACTATGAGGGAACGACTGTGAATTCTGTTCAGGTCCAGGACAATGAGGGGAGCCAGGGATTGTTAGGAAACATTTCCCTGCTTTTGTGTGTGATTCCCAATAGGGCCTGCGAGTGGAGCTGCATTTTGCTAGCTGGGCTAGAGGCCAGGGAAAATTTTGGGGAAATTTATTTTGCCTGCCTGAGCTGTGGAAAAGCCAACCCAATTAGGGAACGCCTTTCCTAGTTGGAACGAGAAGACGAGAAGTGAGAGAAGTGAGATAGAAGGCTCCCTCTCTATTATTTGAGCAAGAACAATGCTTTTCAAAGAGGGGATTTCTGTAATGAGTTCTTCTCTTACTTGTTCAGGGAAATGGCTAACCCCATTTGACCCTGTCTTCACCGAAGTCGACACTTTCCACCCGGACAAGTACAAGACCATTAAGGTGCCCATGATGTATGCTGCAGGCAAGTTTGCCTCCACCTTTGACAAGAATTTTCGTTGTCATGTCCTCAAACTGCCCTACCAAGGAAATGCTACCATGCTGGTGGTCCTCATGGAGAAAATGGGTGACCACCTCGCCCTTGAAGACTACCTGACCACAGACTTGGTAGAGACATGGCTCAGAAACATGAAAACCAGGTACAACTCTTGCCCACACCCTATACAAACTCTACCTTTCTGTACTGGCAAACACTCAGCACAATTTCATTGAATGCACCGTGATTTAATGTCTCCTCCAGTGAGctataagcttcctgagggcagggcagcattgtctttttttccacTCTATCCCCAGTATCTGTCACAGAGTGCCTGGCTGATTCATTCATTGAGTCCATCAGTATTTTACGTTCTGCCACTGTGATAAATGTATGATGCCAGGGATCCATCAGcaaacaaaacaggcaaaattagtctgccctcatggagcttacattctattgAAGGAAGACAAAGAGTAAATTAAAAATAGGTAATAATGCAGGGAAGGGGACAGGGAGCATCATCAGGACGCAGATGGAGGTTAGAGAAGGCCTCTCCAAGAAGGTAACAGTAAGCAAACATCTGAAGATGAAGGATAAACCATGTGGATATATTCGGGGAGAGAAGTCTTATGTTACAGGCAGAAGTGTACAAGTTCTGGGATGGGAGTGTACCTGGTGGGTTtgaagaacagcaaggaggcaaGTGTGGCTTCAGCAGTCGGAGATAAGATCAGAGAGGAAACAGGGGCCCAGTCCCCAGAAAAGACTTGGGCTttcctgggagaggcaggaagccaCTGGATGGTTCTGAGTAGAAGAGCAACCTGATTTGACTTGTTTTTAAAGGATCACATAAGCTCCTGTATTGAGAAAAGACACTAGGGGGTAAGGATGGAAGCAAGGGAGAGTGGTGAGAAGGTTACTAGCAATCCAGGTAGAGATGCTGCTACCTGGACTGCGGTGGTGGTAGTGGAAGTGATGAGAAGTTGCTGGATTCTGGATCTATTAGGAAGTGCAGGATCTGCTAATGGATTGAATGTGGGTGAGAGAGGTGTCAAAGGTGATCACAAAGTTTTTGGCCTTAGCGACTGGAAGGATGGATTTGCCATTTACTGAAAGTGAAAGGAACAGGTCTGGGGTAAGTGCAGAAGTTCAGTCTTAAACACTTGGATCAGAAATATCTATTAGACATCCAAGTTGAGATGTCAAGACGACAGGTGGATCTGGAGTCTAGGGTGAGGTCCAGGCCAGAGATATAAATTCAGTCATCAACATAGAACTAGAATCTAGACACATGACAGGGTTGGGGTCTGTAAATATAGAGGAGAGGAACAGAAAGCACAGAGGGGGCACTCAAATGTCTGCCCAATAAATTAATCCACCTATTGAAGTACAAGGAAAATGGCTGCAATACGAATTCCATGGCAATGGCTTCTGAATCCTGTGACTCAGATTTTGGCAGAGACAAGTGCAGCTAAAGGTCTCCAGGGTTAGTTTTATCTTCattattcttctttcatttttcttcatatctttAGCACCTAACAAAGAACCCCAAACATCATAAGCCCTcaagaaatgtttgctgaatgaataactttttaaattaatcttcAAGACATGTCATGtcctcaattatttttaaataaataaaaaaattttattttgagccACAGAACTCATCTTTCCAAGCAACATATTTTCAAAGGTGGACTCCACTATACAAAATAGATGGTATCAGAGTTTCTCTGGCTAAAGATGGGTAGGGGTTGAAAGTTTTCTTTGCTCCCTTCCCCATCCATCCCCAGACTCCTCGGGTCTGCAGAATCCAGGAGCTGAAAACAGCCATCATCCAGGAGGCTGCAGGACTGCTGAAAGCAGCTGTTAACTcaggttgtttttaaaatataaggaaaTGAACACATAAGTACTTTGCTAAAGAGAACGTGAGTCACTGGCTGAGGAATAAAACTCGTTCACTGAAGCTGAAGTACTATTTGATAAGctagaaatattttctctgagtAGACCATTGtaaaagaatggcatgaactaCATAGTCAACTGAAAGACTCATTAATGGAAATAatcttaaagaacaaaaattgtGACCTTTTTGGTGTCCATAGACTAGGGCTTTGTCTACATTTCACCATCATCTGTTCTTGTACCACAGAAACATGGAAGTTTTCTTTCCGAAGTTCAAGCTAGATCAGAAGTATGAGATGCATGAGCTGCTTAGGCAGATGGGAATCAGAAGAATCTTCTCACCCTTTGCTGACCTTAGTGAACTCTCAGCTACTGGAAGAAATCTCCAAGTATCCAGGGTAAGTCAGGATCTTTCATCAGAACCCAACGTCAGCATGAAATGTCAccaaaacaaatgtttttataaaCCATTTAACTTTGATAAAATACCTAATGGTAGTGGAAAATTAGATTTAAGTCCCAAATACTTGAAATAGCACCCAGGTTGGATGTTTTAAGAATTTCaagcaattttattaaaataacttttcaactaatttattttaaacagaCCTCTCTCCCTCTGCTTAAAGTGCTCAGGGAGAAATTTGACCCTGAAATAGAACTGGTTTACAGATGCATCACCATTTATGTCAAATACAACTTGAATAGTTCATGAAATTACACCACCTTTACAATGAAAGAAACCCCTAGACATCATCTAGCCCAACTTCTCCCTCCTTGTGGAAATCCCCTCCATAGCCCTACGAAATAGCCCTCCAGCTTCtatctcttcctcttcatgcTTCCAGTGACAGCAAACTCACCATTTCTTTGAAAAGCTGCCCAATACACAAATAGCTAAAAttgttatatgtgtatatatatgtgtgtatatatatgtatatgtgtataaatgtatatgtgtatatgtgtgtgtgtgtatatatatatatatatacacacacatatatatgtatatggagagaaagacatacatatatatatatggagagagagagagagagtcctgTAACTTCTACTTCATGCTTTTTGGTCCTAGTTCTATCTCTAAAACTACTAAGAACAAGTTTAGTCACCATCCACATAGAATCCCTTCAGTTACTCAGTGTTTCTCAGTGGAAGGGTTCTTGGTTTTGAGGGGAACTGCTTCTTGTCCAGAGCAGTTGTGCATGTTGCAGGGAACTGGTTAGCATTGCTGGCCCATGTTCAGTAATGCCAGTAGGAAACTCCAGTCATCACTATAAAAATGCTCCCACACATTTCCAAATGGCAGCTACATCTCTCTACATTCTTCCTTAGCTGTGTGGTTTAATATTTTCTCATACAATTGCAATTTTCAATTCCAAGAGAGACTAAAAATGGCATCCACTTAAGTAGGACACAGTAGGGTAACTGTGGCATGGAATCAGGTCTTACACCTCAAGAGAGATAagacaattaaataaaataatcctgcAGACCAGCACCTGAAAGTGTTTCTGCTATGAACACATGAAAAACTGAAATGGGCTGCTGCTTTATGAAGGGTCATCCTGAAATTTAAACTGTAAATGATTAAATATTCTCCCTCTGTTTACTCTGGGAAGTTAATTTTCCTCTAGGAAATCAGGGAATTTCCTGGAGTGAAAATCAGTGTAATTACATGTTACGTTTTCATTATCTCTTATAACACAGTAATTATATAGGTACATCACTCATATCACATCTTGTTTCTGTAAAAAAGGGCCTGCCAAACATAGCAAGCAGCCACAATATAGGCAGCCAGAATTCAGGAAGGCTCCAGGGACCCCTGGGCTTGGCCCAGAAAATGCCTCAGGGTAGTACCAGGTGCTGGGAAGCTGCTACAGAAGACTAGCCATTCCCTGCCTCCACCTTGCCTGCCAAAAGGAAAGTTAGAGGACTCAAGGGTTCCAGGCAGCTTGAAAACCTTTTAGGAGCACCAGCTCAGCTCAAGAATTAGTAGCATAAAGTACATGCTCAATAAAGATATGATGCATGAGTGCATCCTGAGTCCACGCCTGGAATGTGTTTCACATATTCCACAATACTTCACATTGGGTTCCTGAGGTCTCCTGGTAGTTTGAGATTCCTGTGGCAGTGCCTGGTGCAACCCCAGACCACTCCTCTTAACGTAGATGGGCCTGCTCCACTAAATCCCAGGAGCATGACCCCATGGGTAGGACCACTGCGAAGAATTTCAAGGGGCTCATTTAATTCCTCCTTTGCACTGCCACACAAATGGTTTTTCacattatttccttttccagGTTTTACAAAGAACAGTGATTGAAGTTGATGAAAGGGGCACTGAAGCAGTGGCAGGAATCTTGTCAGAAATTATTGCTTATTCCATGCCTCCTGTCATCAAAGTTGACTGGCCATTTCATTTCATGATCTATGGAGAAACCTCTGGAATGCTTCTGTTTCTGGGCAGGGTGGTGAATCCAACTCTCCTATAATTCAGGACATGCATAAGCACTTCGTGCTGCAGTAGATGCTGAATCTGAGGTATGAAACACACACAGGATACCAGCAATGGATGGCAGGGGAGAGTGTTCCTTTTGTTCTTAACTAGTTTAGGGTGTtctcaaataaatacaatagTCCCCACTTATCTGAGGGGGATACATTCAAAGACCCCCAGCGGATGCCTGAAACGGTGGACAGTGCTGaaccttatatatattttttcctacacatacatacctatgataaagtttaatttataaattaggcacagtaagagattaacaacactAATAACAACATTAAGTAAAATGAGTTACTTGCACGCAAGCACTGCAATACCACAACAGTCAAACTAATTACAGAGAAGGCTACTAAGTGACTCATGGGCGAGGAGCATAGACAGTGTGGAGACATTGGGCAAGGGGAGAATTCACATCCTGGGTGGGACAGAGCAGGACAAAGCAAGATTTCCATCccactactcagaatggcatgcTGCTTAAAACTTttagattgtttatttctggaatttttcatttaatgtttttggACCATGGTTGACCATGGTTAACTGAgactgcagaaagcaaaaccatggataagggAGGACTACTACAAAAGCATTATattgatacatattttttaagatgTTTGTGCAATCTGGTATTTTAAGCTTGTTTCTAAGAACCTTAGTTATTTGGCTAAAGACTAGCTGGGTAGAATATCTTTTCTCTGTTGCTCacatatttggatttttaaaaagttatagatGAGAACGCTATGTCAAGATGAAGCCTTTGGGAGGAAGACATGTACACATTCTCCTTGAGTCAtgtgcttctctctctttccttctctctggtgcaaaataagtgttttattttaatctattaTGGAGTTATTTCTTGCTGACTGACATCAGAAGAAAATAGCTCTAACCAGTCCTGATCACAGCATCTGCTTCCATGGTGCATCAAATCGCTTGGCAGAGGCACTGGCTGAACCACAGATCATCTAGTTCAATAccttcattttacaaaggaaggaaagagggaccCAGAAACAGGTCCACATTCTTACTTTCATGGGCCCTAGGCACGTTTAACCTCATAGACTCCTCCTTCCTTCATGAAGATATGGCTGCATTGgtagaaagatgaaaatattcGTCTTTCAAAGTTGCATATCTAGCTTCAAAGTTATAAGTCTAGCATATGGCAATAAGCAAAACACCTTCATGGGCCCTTACAATACTGTCGGCCTTGGGCACTGTGTCTTCTGCATCTAGTGGATAAGTCATACCTTATATTCCCATACAGTGGGACAAAACACTTGTCCAAGGTCTTCCAGTGTGGCAGTGGCAGAGTCAGAGGCCTACCTTTCCTGACTCTAGTCCCCAAGCCCTTTTTACTCTTCCTTCCATATAAAATATCTGATGCAGACCAGGTAAACAGCATGCACTACAGCTACCCATGAgggttaaacagaatataagcACGAACTTTGTCCCAGGGTGAAAAGGAAAATCGTAAATATCCCTGATGTTCCTTAGGCAGTCATTTTctgtcacagaaacagaaaagactATATTCAGAGAATCCTGAATAAAGCTAATTTACAGTGTCAACTATGTGAACTAAATGCCTAATTGCATTTCTGTCTGTCTGCTatctaatgtttaaaaaaacctaaaattcatttattgattAGTTGTTTAATATAATTCAGAGTAATGTGAATACGTAATAATATTAATATGCAGTCTAAATACTGACTTATGGAATGATGAAAAGTCAGTATTTAGACtgcatattaatataataaaattcattCCTGTATTCATTCCAAGAGTAGTAATTGACACTTATGAAGTGACAGGCAATTCTAGGCCCTAGAGGGCCAAAGACAGAGGACTAACTCTAACTGACATTCTTAAGTCACCTTGTTTGTGTTCAATTAGTCAGATTTGTTTGTGGAAAAATAGTAGAAAGAGGAATAAAGTAGAATCCAGTCAAATTTCCCACTTTTAAGAGATGAAATCTGGAAAAATAAGTCTGTGAGAGCACAATACTCACTGAAATCAATATGGCCAAACCCAGTAATAAAAAGGTACCTTATTATCGAAGGATTCATATAGCATGCAGATAAAAAACTCCTGCCTTCTTCCCACCACATACACTGCAAAGCAACAACAGCATAATAATTGTACTTAATATACTACTCTTTAAGGTAGAAAATGgacctattctatattttaaatatactgtttAATGTTCCCCCACATTTGCTTTAAGAAGTTCCTAAGACAGTTTCAGATTTCCCAAGTACACAGGCATGACAGAAAAACGCAGACCAATAAAAAATGTAACTTACcttacacaaatacacacacacaaattcaggGTTTCCCACTGAGCGGGGGAAATCTTAACATTGTACAAGTCTTCATGATATATGTGtcgagtttttgtttttgtttttgttttgagacggagtcttgctctgtcacccaggctggagtgcagtggcgcgatctcagctcactgcaacctccacctcccgggttcatgccattctcctgcctcagcctcccgactagctgggactacaggtgcccgccaccacgcccggctatttttttgtattttaagtagagatggggtttcactgtgttagtcaggatggtcttgatttcttgacctcgtgatctgcctgcctcggcctcccaaagtgctgggattacaggcatgagccaccacgtccggccaagtGTCGAGTCTTAAAAATTGTTCCTACACAGACACACTCAACCACACATTCTCACATATACATGCTGTAACAACTGAGAACAGGTTACTGACTTAATCTAATTCATTTTATCCTCATTGTAAAACTTCTACTCCAGCTGAAGAGCCTGTTTCATTTCAATTCAAAGATTTCTCATATATCCACTAATTGTACGGCAAAACTGACTCATCTCCAGACTAAGATATTCAAGCTCAGGAAGTCAAAtaatagaaatgattttttaaatgtgtatgaggttataaagaaaaattttatgtgCTCCTTATTTAACCTCTATTaagtaaaatcctttatagacctATCTCCATTTCTGCAGTAAAAGTGAGCTCTACAGTTAGCTTGTAAGGCTAACTAGTGAAATTCTTGGACTTGTTCTTAAAAATGCAAGTTTTAGTAATTGAcaaaatgatgatgaagatgtCCCTTGTCACT comes from the Symphalangus syndactylus isolate Jambi chromosome 8, NHGRI_mSymSyn1-v2.1_pri, whole genome shotgun sequence genome and includes:
- the SERPINA10 gene encoding protein Z-dependent protease inhibitor yields the protein MKVVPSLLLSVLLAQVWLVPGLAPSPQSPEAPAPQNQTSRVVQAPREEEEDEQEASEAKAGEEEKAWLIASRQQLAKETSNFGFSLLRKISMRHDGNMVFSPFGVSLAMTGLMLGAKGPTETQTKRGLHLQALNPTKPGLLPSLFKGLRKTLSRNLELSLTQGSFAFIHKDFDVKETFLNLSKRYFDTECVPMNFRNASQAKRLMNHYINKETQGEIPKLFDEINPETKLILVDYILFKGKWLTPFDPVFTEVDTFHPDKYKTIKVPMMYAAGKFASTFDKNFRCHVLKLPYQGNATMLVVLMEKMGDHLALEDYLTTDLVETWLRNMKTRNMEVFFPKFKLDQKYEMHELLRQMGIRRIFSPFADLSELSATGRNLQVSRVLQRTVIEVDERGTEAVAGILSEIIAYSMPPVIKVDWPFHFMIYGETSGMLLFLGRVVNPTLL